In Pseudomonas fakonensis, one DNA window encodes the following:
- the amaA gene encoding L-pipecolate oxidase, with amino-acid sequence MSELRQECLWEHVTQPAVAAQALAGEHKADVCVIGGGITGLSAAIHLLEQGKSVILLEAWKIGHGGSGRNVGLVNAGTWIRPDDVEATLGHKQGSRLNQVLGEAPGEVFAMIQRLGIDCQAQHKGTLHMAHNATGIADLEARHQQWSRRGADVELLTGAQCQEYCGTDKISAALLDRRAGTINPMGYTQGLAAAVTRLGGKLFQQSAVEGLQRDGDAWQVQTARGVVRADKVVISTGAYTEGDWSSLQKHFFRGYYYQVASKPLHGAAADKVLPHGQGSWDTRTVLSSIRRDDQGRLLLGSLGRVDNKPAWFVRSWADRIQSHYYPELGKVEWEMHWTGCIDFTPDHLMRLFEPAPGLVAVTGYNGRGNTTGTVIGRAFAEFLLKDEPDSLPLPFSPMKPVSAPSLRTAFYESGFSLYHAGQCLRVVL; translated from the coding sequence ATGTCCGAACTGCGTCAAGAATGTCTGTGGGAACACGTCACCCAGCCGGCCGTCGCCGCCCAGGCCCTGGCTGGTGAGCACAAGGCCGATGTCTGTGTGATCGGCGGTGGCATCACCGGGCTGTCGGCGGCCATCCACCTGCTCGAGCAGGGCAAGTCGGTAATCCTGCTGGAGGCCTGGAAGATCGGCCACGGTGGCTCCGGGCGCAACGTCGGGCTGGTCAACGCCGGCACCTGGATCCGCCCCGACGACGTCGAGGCCACCCTGGGCCACAAGCAGGGCAGCCGCTTGAACCAGGTGCTCGGTGAAGCCCCGGGCGAGGTGTTCGCGATGATTCAGCGCTTAGGCATCGACTGCCAGGCGCAGCACAAGGGCACCCTGCACATGGCGCACAACGCCACCGGCATCGCCGACCTCGAAGCCCGCCACCAGCAATGGTCGCGCCGTGGCGCCGATGTCGAGCTGCTGACCGGCGCGCAGTGCCAGGAGTACTGCGGTACCGACAAGATTTCTGCCGCGCTGCTCGACCGCCGCGCCGGCACCATCAACCCCATGGGTTACACCCAGGGCCTGGCCGCTGCGGTAACCCGGCTGGGCGGCAAGCTGTTCCAGCAGTCCGCCGTCGAAGGGCTGCAACGCGACGGCGATGCCTGGCAGGTGCAGACCGCCCGCGGCGTGGTACGTGCCGACAAGGTGGTGATCTCCACCGGCGCCTACACCGAAGGCGACTGGAGCAGCCTGCAGAAGCACTTCTTCCGCGGTTACTACTATCAGGTGGCCTCCAAGCCGCTGCACGGCGCAGCAGCCGACAAGGTGCTGCCCCATGGCCAGGGCTCGTGGGACACCCGCACGGTGCTCAGCAGCATCCGCCGCGACGACCAGGGCCGCCTGCTGCTGGGCAGCCTGGGCCGGGTCGACAACAAGCCTGCGTGGTTCGTGCGCAGCTGGGCCGACCGTATCCAGAGCCATTACTACCCCGAGCTTGGCAAGGTGGAGTGGGAGATGCACTGGACCGGCTGCATCGACTTCACCCCCGACCACCTGATGCGCCTGTTCGAACCGGCGCCCGGGCTGGTGGCGGTGACCGGTTACAACGGCCGGGGCAACACTACTGGCACGGTGATCGGCCGGGCGTTTGCCGAGTTTCTGCTCAAGGACGAGCCAGACAGCCTGCCGCTGCCGTTCTCGCCGATGAAACCGGTGAGCGCGCCGTCGTTGCGCACGGCGTTCTATGAGTCGGGGTTCTCGCTTTACCACGCCGGGCAGTGCCTGCGCGTAGTGTTGTAG
- a CDS encoding alpha/beta fold hydrolase, giving the protein MSTLVTRDGTSIYFKDWGSGKPVLFSHGWPLDADMWDSQMEYLASRGYRTIAFDRRGFGRSDQPWTGYDYDTFADDIAQLIEHLDLRDVTLVGFSMGGGDVSRYIAKHGSERVAGLVLLGAVTPVFGKRDDNPEGVELSVFEGIQAGLRADRAQFIADFAAPFYGINHGQKVSQGVQAQTLNIALMASIKGTLDCVTAFSQTDFRPDMAKIDVPTLVIHGDDDQIVPFETTGKKAAELIRGAELKVYKGAPHGFAVTHAQQLNEDLLAFLAR; this is encoded by the coding sequence ATGAGCACGCTCGTCACCCGCGATGGCACCTCGATCTACTTCAAGGACTGGGGCAGCGGCAAACCCGTGCTGTTCAGCCACGGCTGGCCGCTGGACGCCGACATGTGGGACTCGCAGATGGAGTACCTGGCCAGCCGCGGCTACCGCACCATCGCCTTCGACCGCCGCGGTTTCGGTCGCTCGGACCAGCCGTGGACCGGCTACGACTACGACACCTTCGCCGATGACATCGCCCAGTTGATCGAGCATCTGGACCTGCGCGACGTCACCCTGGTGGGCTTCTCGATGGGCGGCGGCGACGTCAGCCGCTACATCGCCAAACATGGCAGCGAGCGCGTTGCCGGCCTGGTGCTGCTGGGCGCGGTGACCCCGGTGTTCGGCAAGCGTGATGACAACCCCGAGGGCGTCGAGCTGTCGGTGTTCGAAGGCATCCAGGCCGGCCTGCGCGCAGATCGTGCGCAGTTCATCGCCGACTTCGCCGCGCCGTTCTACGGCATCAACCACGGGCAGAAGGTCTCGCAGGGGGTACAGGCACAAACCCTGAACATCGCCCTGATGGCCTCGATCAAGGGCACCCTGGACTGCGTCACTGCGTTCAGCCAGACCGACTTCCGCCCGGACATGGCCAAGATCGACGTGCCCACCCTGGTGATCCACGGCGACGACGACCAGATCGTGCCGTTCGAGACCACTGGCAAAAAGGCCGCCGAGCTGATTCGCGGGGCTGAACTTAAGGTTTACAAAGGCGCGCCCCACGGCTTCGCCGTGACCCACGCGCAGCAGCTGAACGAGGACTTGCTGGCGTTCCTGGCCCGCTAA
- a CDS encoding antibiotic biosynthesis monooxygenase codes for MNTATQANRNVVTLVVQHKVRAQALAEYESWLKRTVSAARHQPGHLDVNVIRPDDGGRHFTTVVRFADASLLQAWVNSAERQALVSQVLPLLEDGDHTQVHDDPEFWFTPPSTSAAQPPRWKQALLTYLVICPMTMVIPQLLAPLFARYPQLGGPITGNLIVNLFVILPVVFYIMPWVTRRCANWLRG; via the coding sequence ATGAACACCGCAACCCAAGCCAACCGCAACGTCGTGACGCTGGTGGTCCAGCACAAGGTCCGCGCCCAGGCCCTGGCCGAGTACGAAAGCTGGCTCAAGCGCACCGTCAGCGCTGCGCGCCACCAGCCCGGCCACCTGGACGTCAACGTGATCCGCCCCGACGACGGCGGCCGCCATTTCACCACCGTGGTGCGCTTCGCCGACGCGAGCTTGCTGCAGGCCTGGGTCAACTCCGCCGAACGCCAGGCGCTGGTCAGCCAAGTGCTGCCACTGCTCGAGGACGGCGACCACACCCAGGTGCACGACGACCCGGAGTTCTGGTTCACCCCGCCAAGCACCAGCGCCGCGCAGCCGCCACGCTGGAAGCAGGCACTGCTGACCTACCTGGTGATCTGCCCGATGACCATGGTCATTCCGCAACTGCTGGCGCCGTTGTTCGCCCGCTACCCTCAGTTGGGCGGCCCGATCACCGGCAACCTGATCGTCAACCTGTTCGTCATCCTGCCCGTGGTGTTCTACATCATGCCTTGGGTAACCCGCCGCTGCGCCAACTGGCTGCGCGGCTGA
- the ycaC gene encoding isochorismate family cysteine hydrolase YcaC, producing MTHFKYNRLNKDDAAVLLVDHQAGLLSLVRDIEPDRFKNNVLALADLAKFFNLPTILTTSFEQGPNGPLVPELKELFPDAPYIARPGQINAWDNEDFVKAVKATGKKQLIIAGVVTEVCVAFPALAALEEEFEVFVVTDASGTFNEMTRDAAHDRMSRAGAQLMTWFGVACELHRDWRNDIEGLAALCSNHIPDYRNLMTSYNALTAAK from the coding sequence ATGACCCACTTCAAATACAACCGCCTGAACAAAGACGACGCCGCCGTACTGCTGGTTGACCACCAGGCTGGCCTGCTGTCCCTGGTCCGCGACATCGAGCCGGACCGCTTCAAGAACAACGTGCTGGCCCTGGCGGACCTGGCCAAGTTCTTCAACCTGCCGACCATCCTCACCACCAGCTTCGAGCAAGGCCCCAACGGCCCGCTGGTACCGGAACTGAAAGAACTGTTCCCGGACGCCCCGTACATCGCCCGCCCAGGCCAGATCAACGCCTGGGACAACGAAGACTTCGTCAAGGCCGTGAAGGCCACCGGCAAGAAGCAACTGATCATCGCCGGCGTGGTCACCGAAGTGTGCGTCGCCTTCCCGGCCCTGGCCGCCCTTGAAGAAGAGTTCGAGGTGTTCGTGGTCACCGACGCCTCCGGCACCTTCAACGAAATGACCCGCGACGCCGCCCACGACCGCATGAGCCGCGCCGGTGCGCAACTGATGACCTGGTTCGGCGTGGCCTGCGAGCTGCACCGCGACTGGCGCAACGACATCGAAGGCCTGGCCGCGCTGTGCTCCAACCACATCCCGGACTACCGCAACCTGATGACCAGCTACAACGCCCTGACCGCCGCCAAGTAA
- a CDS encoding mechanosensitive ion channel family protein: MLALIQSYPLLLGFCLIFLDLLLWQLIPLERRAWRIASRLGIFLLFSALLLAAGLSPLQPPPWADDAARNLMATVLSIAWWLFGARTVTVVFGLLLVARGSHGGRLLQDVIGALIFLAAVVAAAAYVMQLPVKGLLATSGVMAIVIGLALQSTLSDVFSGIVLNTTRPYQIGDSISIDGTEGKVVDIDWRATRLITGTGSLAVIPNSVAAKARLLNHSRPADRHGLAISVVVPAKVRPKRVFDALEKALQGTSALLASPAPKVTVKASTLESVEYEASGFVADAAIKTEVRNQLFDLAHRHLEASGVMWNVDLALAPRSRQRELLDEVRVFRSLSSEERDALSQRMTAVEYLADQVILEIGDNSDHLLVIGSGVIQASVRSGDKLLEAGRMGPGEVLGIEGLVDEDDSQAEFRTLTSCLLYRIEKEQVRNCLAERSDVQTALVKLQRFRRQNRESLLLQRPAEVKKGGFLSWLHK, translated from the coding sequence ATGCTGGCCCTCATCCAGTCCTACCCTTTGCTGCTCGGCTTCTGCCTGATCTTCCTCGACCTGCTGCTGTGGCAGCTGATCCCGCTCGAACGCCGGGCCTGGCGCATCGCCTCGCGGCTGGGGATCTTCCTGCTGTTCAGCGCCCTGCTGCTGGCCGCAGGCTTGAGTCCGCTGCAGCCGCCGCCGTGGGCCGACGATGCGGCGCGCAACCTGATGGCCACGGTGCTGTCGATCGCCTGGTGGCTGTTCGGCGCGCGCACGGTCACGGTGGTGTTCGGCCTGCTGCTGGTGGCCCGTGGCAGCCACGGCGGGCGCCTGCTGCAGGATGTGATCGGGGCGCTGATCTTCCTCGCCGCAGTAGTGGCAGCGGCGGCCTATGTGATGCAGCTGCCGGTCAAGGGCCTGCTGGCCACCTCGGGGGTGATGGCCATCGTCATCGGCCTGGCACTGCAGAGCACCCTCAGCGACGTGTTCAGCGGCATCGTGCTGAACACCACGCGGCCCTATCAGATCGGTGATTCCATCTCCATCGACGGCACCGAGGGCAAGGTGGTGGATATCGACTGGCGCGCCACCCGGCTGATCACCGGCACCGGCAGCCTGGCGGTGATCCCCAACTCGGTGGCGGCCAAGGCGCGGCTGCTGAACCACAGCCGCCCGGCCGACCGCCACGGCCTGGCGATCAGCGTCGTGGTGCCGGCCAAGGTGCGCCCAAAGCGGGTGTTCGACGCCCTGGAAAAGGCCCTGCAAGGCACCAGCGCCCTGCTCGCCTCACCCGCGCCCAAGGTCACGGTCAAGGCCTCCACGCTGGAATCTGTGGAGTACGAGGCCAGCGGCTTCGTCGCCGATGCAGCAATCAAGACCGAGGTGCGCAACCAGCTGTTCGACCTGGCCCACCGCCACCTCGAGGCCAGCGGCGTTATGTGGAACGTCGACCTGGCACTGGCCCCGCGCAGCCGTCAGCGCGAGCTGCTGGACGAGGTGCGGGTGTTCCGTTCGCTCAGCAGCGAGGAGCGTGATGCGCTAAGCCAGCGCATGACGGCGGTGGAGTACCTGGCCGACCAGGTGATCCTCGAGATCGGCGACAACTCCGACCACCTGCTGGTGATTGGCAGCGGGGTGATTCAGGCCTCGGTGCGCAGTGGCGACAAGCTGCTGGAGGCCGGGCGCATGGGGCCTGGTGAGGTGCTGGGGATCGAGGGGCTGGTGGATGAGGACGACTCGCAGGCCGAGTTCCGCACCTTGACCAGTTGCCTGTTGTACCGCATCGAGAAGGAGCAGGTGCGCAACTGCCTGGCAGAGCGTAGCGATGTACAGACGGCGTTGGTGAAGTTGCAGCGCTTCCGTCGGCAGAATCGCGAGTCACTGCTGTTGCAGCGGCCTGCTGAGGTCAAGAAAGGCGGGTTCCTGAGCTGGTTGCACAAGTAG
- the amaB gene encoding L-piperidine-6-carboxylate dehydrogenase has product MVAALLERLGVAAAAHTQGDYPVHTPIDGSQIASVKLLGKAETIARIDQAQQAFEAWRSVPAPRRGELVRLFGEVLREHKADLGELVSIEAGKITQEGLGEVQEMIDICDFAVGLSRQLYGLTIASERPGHHMRESWHPLGVVGVISAFNFPVAVWAWNTALALVAGNSVVWKPSEKTPLTALACQALFEKALKAFGDAPAGLSQLVIGGREAGEALVDDPRVPLVSATGSTRMGREVGPRVAARFGRSILELGGNNAMILAPSADLDLAVRGILFSAVGTAGQRCTTLRRLIVHRSIKDEVVARVKAAYAKVRIGDPRKDNLVGPLIDKLSFDAMQGALAKARDEGGQVFGGERQLAGQYPNAYYVTPAIAEMPAQSDVVRHETFAPILYVLAYDDFEEALRLNNEVPQGLSSCIFTTDIREAERFQSASGSDCGIANVNIGTSGAEIGGAFGGEKETGGGRESGSDAWKGYMRRQTNTVNYSRELPLAQGIVFD; this is encoded by the coding sequence ATGGTTGCTGCATTGCTCGAGCGTCTTGGCGTTGCCGCCGCGGCTCACACCCAGGGCGACTACCCTGTCCACACCCCGATCGACGGCAGCCAGATCGCCTCGGTGAAACTGCTCGGCAAGGCCGAGACCATTGCCCGCATCGACCAGGCGCAACAGGCCTTCGAAGCCTGGCGCAGCGTGCCGGCCCCGCGCCGTGGCGAGCTGGTGCGCCTGTTCGGCGAAGTGCTGCGCGAACACAAGGCCGACCTCGGCGAGCTGGTGTCCATCGAAGCCGGCAAGATCACCCAGGAAGGCCTGGGCGAAGTGCAGGAAATGATCGACATCTGCGACTTCGCCGTGGGCCTGTCGCGCCAGTTGTACGGCCTGACCATCGCCTCCGAGCGCCCGGGCCACCACATGCGTGAAAGCTGGCACCCGCTGGGCGTTGTCGGGGTGATCAGCGCCTTCAACTTCCCGGTTGCGGTATGGGCCTGGAACACCGCCCTGGCCCTGGTGGCCGGCAATTCGGTGGTGTGGAAGCCGTCCGAGAAAACCCCGCTCACCGCGCTGGCCTGCCAGGCCCTGTTCGAAAAGGCCCTGAAGGCCTTCGGTGATGCCCCGGCCGGCCTCAGCCAGCTGGTGATCGGTGGCCGCGAGGCCGGCGAAGCCCTGGTCGACGACCCGCGCGTGCCGCTGGTCAGCGCCACCGGCAGCACCCGCATGGGCCGTGAAGTGGGCCCACGTGTGGCGGCGCGGTTTGGCCGCAGCATCCTCGAGCTGGGCGGCAACAACGCGATGATTCTGGCCCCCAGCGCCGACCTCGACCTGGCCGTGCGCGGCATTCTGTTCTCCGCCGTCGGCACCGCCGGCCAGCGCTGCACCACCCTGCGCCGCCTGATCGTGCACCGTTCGATCAAGGACGAAGTGGTGGCCCGGGTCAAAGCCGCCTACGCCAAGGTGCGCATCGGCGACCCGCGCAAGGACAACCTGGTCGGCCCGCTGATCGACAAGCTGTCGTTCGACGCCATGCAGGGCGCGCTGGCCAAGGCCCGTGACGAAGGCGGCCAGGTATTCGGCGGCGAGCGCCAGCTGGCAGGCCAATACCCCAACGCCTACTACGTGACCCCGGCCATCGCCGAAATGCCGGCGCAAAGCGACGTGGTGCGCCACGAAACCTTCGCACCGATCCTCTACGTGCTGGCCTACGACGACTTCGAAGAGGCCCTGCGCCTGAACAACGAGGTGCCGCAAGGCCTGTCGTCGTGCATCTTCACCACCGACATTCGTGAGGCCGAGCGCTTCCAGAGCGCCTCGGGCAGCGACTGCGGCATCGCCAACGTCAATATCGGCACCAGCGGTGCGGAGATCGGCGGGGCGTTCGGTGGCGAGAAGGAGACCGGCGGTGGCCGTGAGTCGGGTTCGGATGCCTGGAAGGGCTACATGCGTCGCCAGACCAACACCGTGAACTACTCGCGCGAGCTGCCGCTGGCGCAGGGCATTGTGTTCGACTGA
- the hglS gene encoding 2-oxoadipate dioxygenase/decarboxylase HglS has product MPALDFVSPDSIRAQFSAAMSLMYKQEVPLYGTLLELVSEINQQVMAEQPKVAEALRWTGEVERLDQERHGAIRVGTAEELATIARLFAVMGMQPVGYYDLSSAGVPVHSTAFRAVHEQSLHISPFRVFTSLLRLELIDNPQLRELAQGILAKRQIFTPRALELIVQCERDGGLTASDAETFVQEALHTFRWHQQATVSAEQYQQLHDQHRLIADVVAFKGPHINHLTPRTLDIDAIQLGMPAKGIPPKAVVEGPPTRRHAILLRQTSFKALQERVAFSDAQGSHTARFGEIEQRGAALTPKGRQLYDRLLDATRAALGGVPAEANAERYNALLAQTFSEFPDDLAQMREQGLAYFRYFATDKGLAARGQQGRSSTLQGLIDAGHVHYEALVYEDFLPVSAAGIFQSNLGDEGQAEYGSNANREAFEAALGLKVQDELALYAQSEQRSLQACAQALGLENL; this is encoded by the coding sequence ATGCCCGCCCTCGATTTCGTCAGCCCCGACAGCATCCGCGCGCAGTTCTCTGCCGCCATGTCGCTCATGTACAAACAGGAAGTGCCCCTGTACGGCACGCTGCTTGAGCTGGTGAGCGAGATCAACCAGCAGGTCATGGCCGAGCAGCCCAAGGTGGCCGAGGCCCTGCGCTGGACCGGCGAAGTCGAACGCCTGGACCAGGAGCGCCACGGCGCCATCCGCGTCGGCACGGCCGAGGAACTGGCCACCATCGCCCGCCTGTTCGCGGTAATGGGCATGCAGCCGGTGGGTTACTACGACTTGAGCTCGGCCGGAGTGCCGGTGCATTCCACGGCGTTTCGCGCGGTGCATGAACAGTCGCTGCACATCAGCCCGTTCCGCGTGTTCACTTCGCTGCTGCGCCTGGAGCTGATCGACAACCCGCAGTTGCGTGAACTGGCCCAGGGCATTTTGGCCAAGCGGCAGATCTTCACCCCGCGGGCGCTGGAGCTGATCGTCCAATGCGAGCGCGACGGCGGCCTGACCGCCAGCGACGCCGAAACCTTCGTGCAGGAGGCCCTGCACACCTTCCGCTGGCACCAGCAGGCCACGGTCAGCGCCGAGCAGTACCAGCAGTTGCACGACCAGCACCGGCTGATCGCCGACGTGGTGGCGTTCAAGGGCCCGCACATCAACCACCTGACCCCGCGCACCCTGGATATCGACGCCATCCAGCTGGGCATGCCGGCCAAGGGCATCCCGCCCAAGGCCGTGGTCGAGGGGCCACCCACCCGCCGGCATGCGATTCTGCTGCGCCAGACCAGCTTCAAGGCCTTGCAGGAGAGGGTCGCCTTCAGCGATGCGCAAGGCAGCCACACCGCGCGCTTTGGCGAGATCGAACAACGCGGCGCGGCGCTGACGCCCAAGGGCCGCCAGCTGTATGACCGGCTGCTGGATGCCACCCGTGCAGCCCTGGGCGGTGTACCGGCCGAGGCCAATGCCGAGCGCTACAACGCGCTGCTGGCGCAGACCTTCAGCGAGTTCCCGGATGACCTGGCGCAGATGCGCGAGCAGGGCTTGGCGTACTTCCGCTATTTCGCCACCGACAAGGGCCTGGCAGCACGTGGGCAACAGGGTCGGTCGAGCACTCTGCAGGGGCTGATCGACGCCGGGCACGTGCATTACGAGGCGTTGGTGTACGAGGACTTCTTGCCGGTGAGTGCGGCGGGGATCTTCCAGTCCAACCTGGGGGATGAGGGGCAGGCGGAGTACGGCAGCAATGCCAACCGCGAGGCGTTCGAGGCGGCGCTGGGGCTCAAGGTGCAGGATGAACTGGCGCTGTATGCGCAGAGCGAGCAGCGGTCGTTGCAGGCCTGTGCGCAGGCGTTGGGGCTGGAGAATTTGTAA
- a CDS encoding amidohydrolase translates to MTADLILFNGKLHTVDRENPTATAVAIKDGRFIAVGNDAEAMAHKGASTQIIDLKQRTVIPGLNDSHLHLIRGGLNYNLELRWEGVPSVADALRMLKDQAARTPTPQWVRVVGGWNEFQFAEKRMPTLEEINQAAPDTPVFLLHLYDRALLNRAALKAVGYDKSTPNPPGGEIQRDKFGNPTGMLIARPNAMILYATLAKGPKLPLEYQVNSTRQFMRELNRLGLTSAIDAGGGYQNFPDDYSVIQELADNNQLTVRIAYNLFTQKPKEELDDFRKWTSSVKLHSGTDFLRHNGAGEMLVFSAADFEDFLEPRPDLPQTMEEELEPVVRHLVEQRWPFRLHATYNESITRMLDVFEKVNRDIPFNGLPWFFDHAETITPQNIERVRALGGGIAIQDRMAFQGEYFVDRYGAKAAEQTPPIKRMLEMGVPVGAGTDATRVSSYNPWTSLYWLVSGKTVGGMELYREGLDRDTALQLFTQGSAWFSSEQGKKGQLKVGQLADLAALSLDFFSVEEEAIKGIESVLTIVDGKVVYGAGEFDRLGPPQVPVLPEWSPVAKVPGHWRVGTPSLAAAVHQCSGPCGVHAHSHDKARQSKVPVSDFQGFWGALGCSCFAF, encoded by the coding sequence ATGACCGCCGATCTCATCCTGTTCAACGGCAAGCTGCACACCGTTGACCGCGAAAACCCCACCGCCACCGCCGTCGCCATCAAGGACGGCCGTTTCATCGCCGTGGGCAACGACGCCGAAGCCATGGCCCACAAGGGCGCTTCTACCCAAATCATCGACCTCAAGCAGCGCACGGTCATCCCGGGCCTGAACGACTCGCACCTGCACCTGATCCGCGGTGGCCTGAACTACAACCTGGAACTGCGCTGGGAAGGCGTGCCGTCGGTGGCCGACGCCCTGCGCATGCTCAAGGACCAGGCCGCGCGCACCCCGACCCCGCAGTGGGTACGTGTGGTCGGTGGCTGGAACGAATTCCAGTTCGCCGAAAAACGCATGCCAACCCTTGAAGAAATCAACCAGGCTGCACCGGACACCCCGGTGTTCCTGCTGCACCTGTACGACCGCGCGCTGCTCAACCGCGCCGCGCTCAAGGCTGTGGGTTACGACAAGAGCACGCCGAACCCGCCGGGCGGCGAGATCCAGCGCGACAAGTTCGGCAACCCCACCGGCATGCTGATTGCCCGCCCCAACGCGATGATCCTCTACGCCACCCTGGCCAAGGGGCCGAAGCTGCCGCTGGAGTATCAGGTCAACTCCACCCGCCAGTTCATGCGTGAACTGAACCGCCTGGGCCTGACCAGCGCCATCGACGCCGGCGGCGGTTACCAGAACTTCCCCGACGACTACTCGGTGATCCAGGAGCTGGCCGACAACAACCAGCTGACCGTGCGCATCGCCTACAACCTGTTCACCCAGAAGCCCAAGGAAGAGCTGGACGACTTCCGCAAGTGGACCTCCAGCGTCAAGCTGCACAGCGGCACGGACTTTTTGCGTCACAACGGCGCCGGCGAAATGCTGGTGTTCTCCGCCGCCGACTTCGAGGACTTCCTCGAGCCGCGCCCGGACCTGCCGCAAACCATGGAAGAAGAGCTGGAGCCGGTGGTGCGCCACCTGGTGGAGCAGCGCTGGCCGTTCCGCCTGCACGCCACCTACAACGAATCGATCACGCGCATGCTCGACGTGTTCGAGAAGGTCAACCGCGACATCCCGTTCAATGGCCTGCCGTGGTTCTTCGACCACGCCGAAACCATCACCCCGCAGAACATCGAGCGCGTGCGTGCACTGGGCGGCGGCATCGCCATCCAGGACCGCATGGCCTTCCAGGGTGAGTACTTCGTCGACCGCTACGGCGCCAAGGCCGCCGAGCAGACCCCGCCGATCAAGCGCATGCTTGAAATGGGCGTGCCGGTAGGCGCCGGCACCGACGCCACCCGGGTGTCCAGCTACAACCCGTGGACCTCGCTGTACTGGCTGGTCAGCGGCAAGACCGTCGGCGGCATGGAGCTGTATCGCGAAGGCCTGGACCGCGACACCGCGCTGCAGCTGTTCACCCAGGGCAGTGCCTGGTTCTCCAGCGAGCAGGGCAAGAAGGGCCAGCTCAAGGTCGGCCAACTGGCCGACCTGGCGGCGCTGTCGCTGGACTTCTTCAGTGTCGAAGAAGAGGCGATCAAGGGCATCGAGTCGGTGCTGACCATCGTCGACGGCAAGGTGGTGTACGGTGCTGGCGAGTTCGACCGCCTCGGCCCGCCGCAGGTGCCGGTGCTGCCGGAATGGTCGCCGGTGGCCAAGGTGCCTGGGCACTGGCGCGTGGGTACGCCGTCGCTGGCCGCTGCCGTGCACCAGTGCTCGGGGCCGTGCGGGGTGCATGCCCACAGCCATGACAAGGCGCGCCAGTCCAAGGTGCCGGTCAGTGATTTCCAGGGGTTCTGGGGGGCGTTGGGTTGTTCGTGCTTCGCGTTCTAA
- a CDS encoding LysR family transcriptional regulator, whose protein sequence is MSKRLVPSMTALQCFEAAARHLSFTRAAEELHLTQSAVSKQVAQLEEMLRHHLFLRIRRRLQLTPAGALYLAEVNKILTQVDMSSRYVQTYGTQTEVLKVATQPSFGVRWLIPHLKGFGKRHPNIHLDIRNEMEPFALLQGSADVVFFYGQGTWPGATCVELFGEEVVPVCAPELLQGRTLPDAGALADLVLLQSASRPEAWHEWFLEQGLHTDNSYHGPRFDTFYMALSAAQSGCGVALVPRYLVAKELAEGSLVLAWDHAMRSSGAHYLAYAEHAAEVPKVRALVEWVREQLQA, encoded by the coding sequence ATGTCCAAACGCCTGGTACCTTCCATGACCGCACTGCAGTGTTTCGAGGCTGCAGCGCGCCACTTGAGCTTCACCCGCGCAGCCGAAGAGCTGCACCTGACCCAGAGCGCGGTGAGCAAGCAGGTGGCGCAGCTTGAAGAGATGCTGCGCCATCACCTGTTCCTGCGCATTCGCCGGCGCCTGCAACTGACGCCGGCAGGCGCCTTGTACCTGGCCGAGGTGAACAAGATCCTCACCCAGGTCGACATGTCGAGCCGCTACGTGCAGACCTACGGCACGCAGACCGAAGTATTGAAGGTAGCCACTCAACCGAGTTTCGGCGTGCGCTGGTTGATTCCGCACCTGAAGGGCTTTGGCAAGCGCCACCCGAACATCCACCTCGACATCCGCAACGAGATGGAGCCGTTTGCCTTGCTGCAAGGGTCGGCGGACGTGGTGTTCTTCTATGGCCAGGGCACCTGGCCGGGGGCGACCTGCGTGGAGCTGTTCGGTGAGGAGGTGGTGCCGGTGTGCGCACCGGAGTTGCTGCAAGGGCGCACGCTGCCGGACGCGGGTGCGCTGGCAGACCTGGTGCTGCTGCAGAGCGCCTCACGCCCGGAGGCCTGGCATGAGTGGTTCCTGGAGCAGGGGCTGCACACCGACAACAGCTACCACGGGCCGCGTTTCGATACGTTCTATATGGCGTTGAGCGCGGCGCAGTCGGGTTGTGGGGTGGCGCTGGTACCGCGTTACCTGGTAGCCAAGGAGCTGGCCGAAGGTAGCCTGGTGCTGGCCTGGGACCATGCGATGCGCAGCAGCGGCGCGCATTACCTGGCGTATGCCGAGCATGCGGCAGAGGTGCCGAAGGTGCGGGCGTTGGTGGAGTGGGTGCGCGAACAGCTTCAGGCTTGA